The DNA segment actgaaagcagtgaagagcactaaagaAGAGTCAAACTAAGAACTACACGCTTCctaaggcgaaggtcccttaccAACTACGCTACCCCCTTAGGGTTAGGAAATAAACATTAACATCCTTACAAACATCGATAATATAACTCATGTTCCTATCTTGATCACCATTAGCAATTGACCTCGTCCATAAGTACTGCCCTCCCCACACCTtcacccctcccccccttcccacaccctaaaaagaaaaaagaactaaGAAAGAGAATTCCAATTCTGCCCTTTCAAAGTACTGTATTTACAACCATTCTTCCTCTGTTTTGTTAATTAAGAAAGAAGGAATCGCAAAGGGTTGGCGTGAATATCAATGGGACCAGCACCTTCTCTGCTAGCTAACATCAAATGGATAAGAATCTTGGATTTTGCATAggcttcgtttggttgcaatgggaatttaaagggaagggaagtgaaattttcatactttaaaaagaaatgtttataatcattactccatatgattgtataaactacttaatatTTTCatccatatttagtaatgatatattttacatgtaatttttattttacatattatagcaaagggttttggatgcaaagtaaagttaaattttataaccaaatatggaatgatttgaagttaatgttaaagtcacatgggtaatgactgcatatatttcttttttaagtatgaaaatttcacttcccttccctttaattccccttacaaccaaagaTAGCCATAATGAAAGAAAGTAATGGAATCCCAGAAATAAAAACTTCAATCTGATTCCATTTAGTTGACACTGCAACACTGCAAGAACAGGGGGGGCAACAAacagaagaaaatcaatggaaCACACacacccgggggggggggggaaggagagagagagacagagacagagacagagaacTTGTCTATGATGTATTGCTACCTCTACCCATGGCTCTGTGAGACAATAAAACTTTTCTCCACTTCACACCCTCTTCATCCATTGAGCTCCTACTCCAACTGTCGCCACTTTTCAATGAGAAAAGTTCAGTCCATTCAATACCCATTCCTCTAAATCCGTAATCCTTGAAGATACCACCATGGGAATTACAAGAACAGGAAATGCACTGAATGAAGCACCTCTCAGGCCTAATGAAAGTGTACAAGTAGCCTGGACACCAATTTTGAAATGTCAATTGCATCTCACATTTATTTTAAGAAGTGATATTTTCATTCCAGCTTGAATGAAGTACCTTAAATTTTGTTACTATTGATCTAGCTTTTGTCAAAATTGCTTGCCCAAATGAATCCATGTCTTTATGTTCCATATCCTCAGGTTGAAATTTCAGGAGCCTGTAGAAATACAAATGATACAGAAACTTACAGAAACAACATACAAAGATATCTGAATGTGAATCCGCAAAAAAATAAACCCTTCTACAAGGAGAAAAGCTGGAGACCTGAGATTCTATAATGTCTAAAACATTCTCTACTCTTCAGAAAAACTGGTTACTAGTGCCTCATGTTAAGACATACATTCAACGAGAAATCAAGATTTTAATTTCCTCAAAATATCtattttcaagaaataactgacTAAATCACTTCAAGTTTTTAGGTTTGCAATTataacattttttctttctaacaTCCCAATTTTCCTCTAGACATAGACAGCAACTCTGAAATTCAAAATCTGTAATATCAGCAGTGGCTAGAATTTTTCAGACATTCAGTTGGAAT comes from the Macadamia integrifolia cultivar HAES 741 unplaced genomic scaffold, SCU_Mint_v3 scaffold1578, whole genome shotgun sequence genome and includes:
- the LOC122064249 gene encoding uncharacterized protein LOC122064249, coding for MADYNKVLVVYLMHHYRSYKTRLLKFQPEDMEHKDMDSFGQAILTKARSIVTKFKATCTLSLGLRGASFSAFPVLVIPMVVSSRITDLEEWVLNGLNFSH